The stretch of DNA GCCGACATCGATGGCGACGGCTGGCCCGACCTGGTGATCGGAGGGGTCGGCGGGACCTCACCGCGGGCCTTCCTCAACCAGGGCGACGGCACCTTCGAAGAGATCAGCGATCGCACCGGCTTCGCGACCTTCCGCAACACCTTTTCGGCGGCCTTTGCGGATATCGATCTCGACGGTGACCTCGATGCCTTCTTGAGCCATTGGGGACCGCCCGGTGCCGGCGAGCATCTGTGGCGCAACGAGGGCGGCGGCGTCTTCACCGACATCGACGAAAGCTCGGGCCTGGGCGTCGCCTTCGAGCGCGAGGATTTCAGCTTCACCCCCAACTTCGCGGACATCGACCTCGACGGCCTCCCGGATCTTCTGCTCGCCGCCGACTTCGGCACCAGCCGGGTGTTTCGCAACCTCGGCGACGGACGGTTCGAAGACGTCACCGGACCCGAGATCGACGACGAGAACGGCATGGGTGCGGCGGTCATCGACTACGACCACGACGGCGACCTCGACTGGTTCGTGTCGAGCATCTGGGATCCCGACGGCATCGTGCCCGGCAACTGGGGGATCAGCGGCAACCGCCTCTATCGCAATCGCGGCGATGGCACCTTCGAAGACGCCACCGACGAGGCCGGCGTGCGCTACGGCTACTGGGGGTGGGGGAGCTGCTTCGCGGACCTCGACAACGATGGTCACCCGGACCTCTTCCACGTCAACGGCATGCCGCTGTCCGGCGCCAACGAGTTCTTCGACGATCCGGCCCGCCTCTATATCGCCAATGGCGACGGCACCTTCAGCGAGCGCGCCGCCAAGCTCGGCGTCGAGGCCCTGCGGCAGGGTCGCGGCGTGGTCTGCTTCGACTACGACCGCGACGGCGACATCGACCTCTTCATCGCCAACAACGCCGGGCCGTCCCGCCTCTTCCGCAACGACGGCGGCGATGCCCTGGGGCACTACTTGGGGGTGCGTTTGCGGGGCGCCGATGGCAACACCTCGGCGGTCGGGGCCCACATCGAGGTCACCGTTGGCGGCGTCACCCAGCTCCAGGAGCTGCGCGCCGGCAGCAACTACGTGTCGCAGAACCCCATCGAGGCGCACTTCGGCTTGGGCTCCGCCACCCGCGTCGACGAGCTGGCGGTGCGCTGGCCGAGTGGCCGCCGCGATGTGCTGCGCAACCTCGACGTCGACCGCGTGATCGAGCTCGAGGAAGGCGCCATCCCGGCCGATATCCCGACCCTGCGCTCCTGGGGCCTGTGGCTGCTCGCCCTTTGGATTGGCCTGGCTGCCTCGAGGCGGCTGGCGCGCTCGATCACCTAGCCCGAGAAACAGAACCGCCCGCGAGCGTTGGCTTCGTGGGCGGTTCGAATCGACCTGCTGTCGGCTGGACAGCCTCTATTCGGCTGGCGGTGCTCCCACCTGGTGGAGGGCGAACATGGCGCCCTGGGGATCGCTGGCCTGGACCACCCAGTCGCCGCCCGGCACCTCGATCGGGCCGACCACGATCTGGCCGCCGAGCTCCTTGACCTTGTCCACCGCGACGTTGATGTCTTCGACCCGCGCATAGTGCAGCCAGGACGGCGGCATGGGCATTTCCGGCGTCAGGTTCATGGCGCCGCCGAGGGGCATCTCGGTGCGGCCGTAGAGCTGGTAGATGCCGGCCTCGCCCATGTCCATGGCGTCGAGCTTCTGCCAGCCGAAGAGGTCGCTGTAGAAGGCCATGGCGCCTTCGTAGTCGCTGGTCATCAGCTCGTGCCAGGAGAACTCGCCGAGCTCCGGCGGGCCGTCGTGGCCGCCGGCCTCGGCGGCCGGCGTGTAGGCGGCGAACTTGGCGCCCTGGGGGTCGAGCAAGAGGGCGAAGCGGCCGGTGTTGGGAATGTCCTCGGGGCCGTGCAGCACCTGGCCGCCGAGCTCCTTGCAGCGCGCGGCGGTGGCGTCGACGTCGGGGGTGGCGATGTAGGCGACCCAGTGCGGCGGCATGCCGCCGTCGAGCTCCTCCTTGGAGAGGCCGACGACACCGCCCATCGGCATCTCGCCACGGGTCCACATGGAGTAGTCGGCGGGGCCATCCCACTGCATCGTTCCCCAGCCGACGATGGCGCCGTAGAAGGCCTTGGCCGCCTCCGTATCGGGAGTGATCAGGTCGTACCAGACAAAGCGGCCGCGCGGGAAGTCTTCGGACATCGGGAACTCTCCTTGAAGTTGGTTCTGAAAGTGCCGGCTTGAACTAGGGATCATACGCTGTCCGCCTTGGAGTAGCGACGCGGTGACCGAGAGTCGATCATCGACCGTCGGGAAGATCCTCGGGTCGAGCAGGGAAGCGGTCACGGAATGGCCGGGGGCTGCCCCGGAAATGTCGCATTCGCTGGCTATAATCCGCCCGTGAACGAGCTGAGAGTCTTCGACCGCTTGAGCGACGCCGTCGGCTGGACACCCTTGGTGCGGCTGGGCAGGACGGTGCCGGCGCCGTGTGAGGCCTACGCCAAGCTCGAGTACCTGAACCCGATGGGGAGCGTCAAGGATCGCATCGCTCGCCACATCGTGCGCCGCGCCCTCGACGAGGGCAAGCTGCGGCCCGGCGGCGTCGTGCTTGAGGCCTCCTCCGGCAACACCGCCATGGGACTGGCGATGATGGCGGTGCTCGAAGGATTGCGCTGCCGCATGGTGGTGCGGCGCCAGACCAGTCCCGAGAAGCTCGACTGCCTGCGCGCTCTGGGGGTGGAGCTGGTGCTGGTCGACGGCGAGCTGCCGCCGGAGCATCCCGAGAGCTACAACCGCAAGGCGCGCCGGCTGGCCGAAGCGGAAGAAGGCCTCTACTTTCCCGATCAGCACAACAACCGGGTCAACAATGAGGCCCACTACCTGACCACCGGCCCGGAGATCTGGCGCCAGATGGACGGCCGCATCGATGCCTTCGTTTGCGGCATCGGAACCGGTGGCACGGTTTCCGGCGTGGCGCGCTATCTCAAGGAGCAGGATCCGACGATTCGGGTGGTGGCGGTGGATATCGAAGGGTCGGTGTTCACCGAGTACTTCCGCACTGGCCGTCGTGTCGAGCCCAAGGCCTCCTGCGTCGAGGGCCTGGGCGACGAGGAGATCATCGACTGTCCCGAGTTCGAGCTCTTCGACGACATGGTCCAGGTGTGCGACCGGGACGCCTTTCTGGCGGCTCGCGAGCTGGCCCGGCGGGAGGCCATGTTCGTCGGCGGATCGGCCGGGGCGGCGCTGGTGGGTGTGCGCCAGGTTGCCGAATCCCTCGCTCGGCCGGCGCGACTGGTGACCCTGTTCGCCGATTCTGGCTCGCGCTACCTGAGCACCATCTACAACGATTCTTGGATGCGAGCCCGCGGCCACCTCGCCGCGGCGAAGTCGGCGGCCGTTGTTCTGCCCAACCTTTAGACAGTCCCTCCTTCTGCCCCTGTCGGTACCGCCTGCCTGAGCCGGCCTCGGAGCCCGGCCGTTGAGGCCGCCTGGTAGGCTGATTGTCATGGCCGAAAGACAATTCGATCGGCGGCGCTTCGTCACCGGCCTGGGGCTGCTGGCGGCCTCTCCCTGGCTCTCCGCCTGCGGCGCCGGGACTCCGCGGCGGGTGGCGGTGGTGGGGGCCGGGCTGGCCGGCCTGACGGCGGCCTGGGAGCTGCGCGACGCGGGGGTCGAGGTGCGGCTCTTCGAAGGCTCGGAGCGGCCCGGCGGGCGGGTCTGGACCTTGCGCAATCCCTTCGGGGACGGTCTCCCGATCGACGCCGGCGCGATGAGCGCCGGCAGCGACTATCGTCACTGGCGCGGCTTCTGCGACCGCCTCGGGCTGGCGATCGAAGAAGTCCTCATGCCGACGCCCCGTCCAGACACTCTCGTCCGACTCGCGGGTAGCACCGTGCGCGGCTCGGACCTGCGCCAAGACCCCGATCGCTGGCCCCTCGACCTGCACCCGGCGGAGAAGCCGCTGGCGCCCTTTCGCCTTCTGAGCCACTATCTCCGCCCGCTGGCAGAGGAGATCGGCCAGGTCGAGGGGGTGATGGCCCCGGAATGCGCCGCCTATGATCGCCTGTCGCTGCTCGAGCTCTTGCAGCAGCAGGGCGCCTCGCCGGCGGCCCTCGGCCTGATCGAGCACTCCCTCAACTACAACCGTCTGAGCACCGTTTCCGCCTTGAGCGCGCTGCGCGATTTCTTGCGCCGGCTGGGGGACTCCGGCATCGCCCTGCGCCTGAAAGACGGCCAGGGCGCCCTGCCGGAGGCGATGGCCGCCGGCCTCGGTGGGGCGATCACCTATCGCCGCAAGCTGAATGCCGTGGTGCGGGACGGCGACGGTTTGCGTCTGGTGTTCGCTTCACCGGGGGGCGAAGAAACCTACCGCGCCGCCCGCGTCATTCTGACCCTGCCGTTCACGGCCCTTCGCCAAGTCGAGTTCGAGCCGCCTCTGCCGGCGGAGCGGCAGCGCATGATCGATGATCTGCCCTACACCCAGGTGGCGAAGACCTTCATCCCGACGAAGCGGCGGTTCTGGCTCGCCGATGGGAAGTTCTCGGTGCTCTACAGCGACTCGAAGTTCGAACGGCTGTTCGATCTCTCGGAGGGGGAAGGCAGTCGTGGCTTGCTGCTGAACTGGATCAACGGGGCGGGTTTGGCGGAGTTCTCGCAGCTGAGCGCCGAACGGCACTCGGACCAGGTGGTGGAGTGGCTGGCGACGCTGTGGCCCGAGGCGGCCGACGCTTGCGAGGCGGCGATGACCATCAATTGGGCCTCGACCTACGCCCAGGGCGCCTACGC from Acidobacteriota bacterium encodes:
- a CDS encoding CRTAC1 family protein, which encodes MIFRRYLWAGLAGLLSATAVAAQGWTFTDVTRAAGVLYEHGFGTPPLTEPAMMSGGVAAGDYDRDGFVDLYAVRGTMGPNLLFRNRGDGTFEELGAAAGVAISGERGSGPTFADIDGDGWPDLVIGGVGGTSPRAFLNQGDGTFEEISDRTGFATFRNTFSAAFADIDLDGDLDAFLSHWGPPGAGEHLWRNEGGGVFTDIDESSGLGVAFEREDFSFTPNFADIDLDGLPDLLLAADFGTSRVFRNLGDGRFEDVTGPEIDDENGMGAAVIDYDHDGDLDWFVSSIWDPDGIVPGNWGISGNRLYRNRGDGTFEDATDEAGVRYGYWGWGSCFADLDNDGHPDLFHVNGMPLSGANEFFDDPARLYIANGDGTFSERAAKLGVEALRQGRGVVCFDYDRDGDIDLFIANNAGPSRLFRNDGGDALGHYLGVRLRGADGNTSAVGAHIEVTVGGVTQLQELRAGSNYVSQNPIEAHFGLGSATRVDELAVRWPSGRRDVLRNLDVDRVIELEEGAIPADIPTLRSWGLWLLALWIGLAASRRLARSIT
- a CDS encoding VOC family protein, producing MSEDFPRGRFVWYDLITPDTEAAKAFYGAIVGWGTMQWDGPADYSMWTRGEMPMGGVVGLSKEELDGGMPPHWVAYIATPDVDATAARCKELGGQVLHGPEDIPNTGRFALLLDPQGAKFAAYTPAAEAGGHDGPPELGEFSWHELMTSDYEGAMAFYSDLFGWQKLDAMDMGEAGIYQLYGRTEMPLGGAMNLTPEMPMPPSWLHYARVEDINVAVDKVKELGGQIVVGPIEVPGGDWVVQASDPQGAMFALHQVGAPPAE
- a CDS encoding cysteine synthase family protein; this encodes MNELRVFDRLSDAVGWTPLVRLGRTVPAPCEAYAKLEYLNPMGSVKDRIARHIVRRALDEGKLRPGGVVLEASSGNTAMGLAMMAVLEGLRCRMVVRRQTSPEKLDCLRALGVELVLVDGELPPEHPESYNRKARRLAEAEEGLYFPDQHNNRVNNEAHYLTTGPEIWRQMDGRIDAFVCGIGTGGTVSGVARYLKEQDPTIRVVAVDIEGSVFTEYFRTGRRVEPKASCVEGLGDEEIIDCPEFELFDDMVQVCDRDAFLAARELARREAMFVGGSAGAALVGVRQVAESLARPARLVTLFADSGSRYLSTIYNDSWMRARGHLAAAKSAAVVLPNL
- a CDS encoding FAD-dependent oxidoreductase, which gives rise to MAERQFDRRRFVTGLGLLAASPWLSACGAGTPRRVAVVGAGLAGLTAAWELRDAGVEVRLFEGSERPGGRVWTLRNPFGDGLPIDAGAMSAGSDYRHWRGFCDRLGLAIEEVLMPTPRPDTLVRLAGSTVRGSDLRQDPDRWPLDLHPAEKPLAPFRLLSHYLRPLAEEIGQVEGVMAPECAAYDRLSLLELLQQQGASPAALGLIEHSLNYNRLSTVSALSALRDFLRRLGDSGIALRLKDGQGALPEAMAAGLGGAITYRRKLNAVVRDGDGLRLVFASPGGEETYRAARVILTLPFTALRQVEFEPPLPAERQRMIDDLPYTQVAKTFIPTKRRFWLADGKFSVLYSDSKFERLFDLSEGEGSRGLLLNWINGAGLAEFSQLSAERHSDQVVEWLATLWPEAADACEAAMTINWASTYAQGAYAHYAPGQLQAFASAIPQPIGPIHFAGEHTELVAPGLEGAMTSGIRTSAEVVAALAPG